In Aquiflexum balticum DSM 16537, a single genomic region encodes these proteins:
- a CDS encoding T9SS type A sorting domain-containing protein encodes MDFFKDNYFRIAPNSGRIYWNYIVFTLMAFLIGQGLHAQIPLEVGDFRTVASGDFDNISIWEVWNGTDWQPAGGKPSMGNNIFIDFQNEIRLTGNESVNTVYFNAEGSTGNKINLQIYAMEVFGSFRLMVRSGSDYVTVGNSAAMTLNDWIYPVTGEVIFKGSSRNVVDRSSWSAQNTRSKFTVIFDPDPGETLTVNAALKSTGFIIQSGTVFQTLNSDGIPACSTFSFNDQPLFNGTGPFGDFIIEPGATLISECHGSPNPQIIRRTNAIPANLFHLKPGGNLVLLGNEPVMDAANFLFEGNVYYRSNSGNQRLVRTSLAGSGNPKTYNNLLFENASNKLLPDSVFLRGDFARLSGGDILEGPTYLKFEGSGIQQVVNWQMDLQQIEVNKPSGRVVLSSDLRAKSNFFMKQGQVVFNGFDLFVNTSGSGILEFMGGRWLNLHRLHYQNIPVVLNSTNATFPFEDTYQGGIRKIQLRGNSPGGNLSIRFIEIPGANWDPMFDDSDGTPILYQLKSYFEFSDLSPSTEDIEMRISAENLIVDDVDDIRIVSNGIAAPGSHLPGTEPDTLWARRDLQFGALNGVTFTVGSYRTLSILPVTWLDFQALWKNGETQISWSTAKESDNKRFLIYRSLNGLDNYHLVGEVLSKGNSETVQQYSFSYVEKLTSANVYFRIKQVDQNGEGSYGKVFRLEGFKNPVLESNLRLWPNPYTSGPIHISVPDNLNKRLVELKIFDSMGHIHYSGSFAEGQLEQILESLHPGLYLLELSDNKERHLLRFVKK; translated from the coding sequence ATGGATTTTTTTAAAGACAATTATTTCAGGATTGCTCCAAATTCAGGACGAATTTATTGGAATTATATTGTTTTTACTTTAATGGCCTTTTTAATAGGCCAAGGACTTCATGCACAAATTCCTTTGGAAGTTGGGGATTTCCGTACAGTGGCCTCTGGGGATTTTGATAATATATCTATTTGGGAAGTTTGGAATGGGACTGATTGGCAACCTGCAGGTGGTAAGCCAAGCATGGGGAACAATATATTTATTGATTTTCAGAATGAAATCAGACTGACAGGAAACGAATCTGTCAATACAGTTTATTTTAACGCTGAGGGATCAACTGGCAATAAAATAAATTTACAGATTTATGCTATGGAAGTCTTTGGCTCCTTTCGATTGATGGTAAGGTCCGGGAGTGATTATGTAACAGTAGGGAATAGTGCAGCAATGACACTGAATGATTGGATTTATCCGGTTACAGGCGAAGTAATTTTCAAGGGAAGTTCAAGGAATGTTGTAGATAGGTCATCTTGGAGCGCTCAAAACACCAGAAGTAAATTTACCGTAATTTTCGACCCGGATCCAGGGGAAACTTTAACTGTAAATGCAGCACTTAAATCTACCGGATTTATAATTCAATCAGGTACTGTTTTTCAAACCTTAAATTCAGACGGGATTCCAGCTTGTTCAACTTTTTCCTTTAATGATCAGCCATTATTTAACGGAACAGGGCCTTTTGGTGATTTCATTATTGAGCCCGGAGCTACTTTGATTTCAGAATGCCATGGTTCACCAAATCCTCAAATCATTAGAAGAACAAATGCAATTCCAGCCAACCTATTCCACCTAAAGCCCGGAGGCAATTTGGTGCTTTTGGGAAATGAACCGGTTATGGATGCGGCCAATTTCCTTTTTGAAGGCAACGTCTATTACAGGTCCAATTCTGGGAATCAACGCTTGGTCAGAACCTCATTGGCCGGTTCAGGAAATCCCAAAACCTATAACAACCTGCTGTTTGAAAATGCCTCCAACAAACTCTTACCTGATTCAGTCTTTTTGAGAGGAGATTTTGCCCGATTGTCAGGAGGTGATATTTTGGAAGGCCCTACCTATTTAAAATTTGAAGGTTCTGGTATTCAACAAGTTGTCAACTGGCAAATGGATCTTCAGCAGATTGAGGTAAACAAACCATCGGGAAGGGTGGTGCTTTCTTCTGACCTGCGTGCCAAATCCAATTTTTTCATGAAACAAGGTCAGGTTGTTTTCAACGGTTTTGACCTTTTTGTCAATACTTCGGGAAGTGGAATCCTCGAGTTTATGGGCGGAAGATGGCTTAACCTTCATCGGCTCCATTACCAAAATATTCCGGTTGTTTTAAATTCGACCAATGCTACATTCCCGTTTGAGGATACCTATCAGGGCGGAATCCGCAAAATCCAGTTGAGGGGTAATTCCCCGGGTGGAAATCTATCCATAAGGTTCATAGAAATTCCGGGGGCAAATTGGGACCCGATGTTTGACGATTCTGATGGGACCCCCATTTTATACCAATTGAAAAGTTACTTTGAATTTTCGGATTTGTCTCCAAGTACCGAAGATATTGAAATGAGGATTTCTGCGGAGAATTTGATTGTAGATGATGTGGATGATATCAGAATTGTCAGCAACGGGATAGCCGCACCAGGAAGCCACTTGCCCGGAACAGAACCTGATACCCTTTGGGCAAGGAGGGATTTGCAATTTGGCGCGTTAAATGGAGTGACATTTACAGTGGGAAGTTATCGTACGCTTTCAATTCTTCCCGTAACATGGCTTGATTTCCAAGCCCTTTGGAAAAATGGTGAAACCCAAATTTCCTGGTCCACGGCAAAGGAATCCGATAATAAAAGATTTTTGATCTACAGATCATTAAATGGTCTGGACAATTACCATTTGGTGGGTGAAGTCCTGTCAAAAGGCAATAGTGAGACTGTTCAACAGTATAGTTTTTCTTATGTTGAGAAATTGACTTCAGCGAATGTCTATTTCAGGATAAAACAAGTGGATCAAAATGGCGAAGGCAGTTATGGAAAAGTGTTTCGCTTGGAAGGTTTCAAAAACCCTGTTTTGGAATCCAATTTACGTCTTTGGCCCAATCCCTACACCTCAGGACCAATCCATATTTCAGTCCCAGATAATTTGAATAAAAGACTGGTTGAGTTAAAGATTTTTGACTCCATGGGCCATATTCATTATTCAGGAAGTTTTGCTGAAGGTCAATTGGAGCAGATTTTGGAGAGTTTACATCCGGGTCTTTACCTATTGGAATTAAGCGATAATAAGGAAAGGCATCTTCTGAGATTTGTTAAAAAATAA
- a CDS encoding lipoprotein N-acyltransferase Lnb domain-containing protein — MTALFKKIIITYTFIYPFNFLVAAQDFQVSLLTCDPGDELYSAFGHNAIRVLDKNSGQDFVFNYGTFDFNVPFFYVKFTQRTLDYMLSVTTFDRFLMEYNYNRRSVREQILDLSPEQTMEMYKFLQINYLPQNRFYRYDFFYDNCATRIRDAMEEILGDQLDWNEDLLAEEKTFRNLIDEYVYRLPWADFGIDLALGSVIDVKAEEREKQFLPDYMETAFGRAMIVGDGPTRPLVKENRIILDFPERTAVLDLWNPHIIWWAFAMAVFILTYIGFRRKRLFKGFDIAFFSVLGLLGLLVVLLWFFTFHSQTKYNWNILWAFPGHLFLAIALLRKNTKPWVNRYLMAAMILANMTLVFWIFGWQSFHSSIIPILLVILLRTNFLYYNLKKFSVEQIA; from the coding sequence ATGACGGCTCTTTTTAAAAAAATCATAATCACTTATACGTTTATTTATCCGTTTAATTTTTTAGTGGCTGCACAGGATTTTCAGGTCAGTTTATTGACCTGTGATCCTGGAGATGAATTGTATTCTGCATTTGGACATAATGCCATTAGGGTTCTTGACAAAAACAGCGGACAGGATTTCGTTTTTAATTATGGAACCTTTGATTTCAATGTGCCTTTTTTTTATGTCAAATTCACCCAAAGGACTTTGGACTATATGCTCAGTGTGACCACCTTCGATCGGTTTTTGATGGAATATAATTACAATCGAAGAAGTGTGAGAGAGCAGATCTTGGACCTTAGCCCGGAACAAACAATGGAAATGTATAAATTCCTTCAGATCAATTATTTGCCACAAAACCGTTTCTATCGATACGATTTCTTTTATGACAATTGTGCGACCCGAATCAGGGATGCAATGGAAGAAATTTTGGGAGATCAGTTGGATTGGAATGAAGACCTATTGGCAGAAGAAAAAACTTTCCGAAACCTTATTGATGAATATGTATATAGACTTCCTTGGGCAGATTTCGGAATTGATCTGGCTTTGGGATCGGTCATCGATGTGAAGGCGGAAGAAAGAGAAAAACAGTTTTTACCCGATTACATGGAAACTGCTTTCGGTAGGGCTATGATAGTAGGAGATGGACCGACCCGACCCTTGGTAAAAGAAAATAGGATTATCCTGGATTTTCCCGAAAGAACAGCCGTATTGGATTTATGGAATCCACATATCATATGGTGGGCTTTCGCTATGGCAGTGTTTATCCTGACCTATATTGGATTTAGAAGAAAAAGGCTTTTCAAAGGTTTTGATATTGCCTTTTTCAGTGTTTTGGGATTGTTGGGATTATTGGTGGTTTTGCTTTGGTTTTTTACTTTTCATTCTCAGACCAAATACAATTGGAACATTCTGTGGGCTTTCCCAGGACACCTTTTTCTGGCAATTGCACTCCTCAGAAAGAATACCAAACCCTGGGTGAATAGATATTTGATGGCTGCTATGATTTTAGCCAATATGACACTTGTCTTCTGGATATTCGGTTGGCAGTCTTTTCATTCCAGTATTATACCCATTCTTCTTGTGATCCTGCTCCGTACCAATTTTCTCTATTATAACCTGAAAAAGTTCAGTGTGGAACAAATTGCATAA
- the uvrB gene encoding excinuclease ABC subunit UvrB: MDFKLVSEFKPTGDQPNAIKELVKGIHDGEPAQVLLGVTGSGKTFTVANVIQQVQKPTLILSHNKTLAAQLYGEFKQFFPENAVEYFISYYDYYQPEAFIPTSGTYIEKDLSINEEIEKLRLSASSALLSGRRDVIVVASVSCIYGIGNPEEFGKNVIRLQEGDRIPRNQLLFKLVDILYSRTNNEMTHGTFRVKGDTVDIFVAYADFAFRIFFWGDEIEAIQRIDPATGKKLSDEKIISIFPANLFVTGRDVIDTAIHEIQDDLMAQVSFFEKDMKLIEAKRLKERTEFDLEMIRELGYCSGVENYSRYFDRRLPGTRPFCLIDYFPDDFLLVVDESHVTLPQVRGMWGGDRSRKVNLVEYGFRLPSAMDNRPLNFDEFESLINQAIYVSATPADFELAKTGGVVVEQIIRPTGLLDPIIDVRPSANQIDDLLEEIDERIKSGDRVLVTTLTKRMAEELQKYLEKTGVKSRYIHSEVKPLDRVEILRELRLGIFDVLVGVNLLREGLDLPEVSLVAILDADKEGFLRNERSLVQTIGRAARNENGKVIMYADKVTESMRMAIDETKRRRSHQIAYNEAHGITPTTIIRSKDKIMGQTKVADNKRNAKTYEETINAESLVAADPIVQYLSKDKLEKLIVQTQKMMEKAAKELNFMEAARLRDEWQGMKNRLEQMKRGV; encoded by the coding sequence ATGGACTTCAAATTAGTATCAGAATTCAAACCCACAGGGGATCAGCCAAATGCCATCAAAGAGCTGGTAAAAGGCATCCATGATGGGGAGCCTGCACAAGTTCTTTTGGGTGTTACAGGTTCAGGTAAAACCTTTACCGTCGCTAATGTGATCCAACAGGTCCAAAAACCGACTTTGATTTTGAGCCACAACAAGACTTTGGCAGCACAGCTTTATGGAGAATTCAAACAATTTTTCCCTGAAAATGCCGTAGAATATTTTATTTCCTATTACGATTATTATCAACCGGAGGCGTTTATCCCCACAAGTGGGACCTATATAGAAAAAGATCTTTCCATCAACGAAGAAATTGAAAAACTGAGACTCAGTGCATCATCAGCCCTTTTGTCCGGGAGAAGAGATGTGATCGTAGTCGCTTCTGTTTCCTGCATTTATGGTATCGGAAACCCTGAGGAATTTGGTAAAAATGTCATCCGTCTTCAGGAAGGAGACCGGATTCCAAGAAATCAGCTGCTCTTCAAACTGGTAGATATCCTGTACAGCCGGACCAACAATGAGATGACCCATGGAACCTTCAGGGTAAAAGGGGATACTGTTGACATTTTTGTTGCCTATGCGGATTTTGCTTTCCGTATTTTCTTCTGGGGTGATGAAATCGAAGCCATCCAAAGAATAGATCCTGCAACCGGAAAAAAACTTTCCGATGAAAAAATCATTTCCATTTTCCCAGCAAATCTTTTTGTAACAGGCAGGGACGTCATCGATACCGCCATCCATGAAATTCAGGATGACCTGATGGCACAGGTTTCCTTTTTTGAAAAGGACATGAAACTCATTGAGGCCAAAAGATTAAAAGAGCGGACAGAATTTGATCTGGAAATGATCCGCGAATTGGGCTATTGTTCGGGAGTGGAAAATTATTCCAGGTATTTCGATAGAAGACTACCGGGGACAAGGCCCTTCTGTCTGATCGATTATTTTCCTGATGATTTCCTTTTGGTGGTGGATGAAAGTCATGTGACTCTTCCACAGGTGCGGGGAATGTGGGGTGGAGACCGGTCAAGAAAGGTGAATTTGGTAGAATATGGCTTCCGTCTTCCCTCAGCTATGGATAACCGTCCACTGAATTTTGACGAATTCGAAAGTCTGATCAATCAGGCCATATATGTTAGTGCCACCCCTGCTGATTTTGAACTTGCGAAAACCGGGGGAGTTGTAGTGGAACAGATTATCAGGCCAACCGGGCTTTTGGATCCCATCATTGATGTCCGGCCAAGTGCTAACCAAATCGATGATTTGTTAGAGGAAATCGACGAGAGAATCAAATCAGGAGATAGGGTATTGGTCACTACCTTAACCAAAAGAATGGCTGAAGAACTTCAAAAATACCTCGAAAAAACAGGTGTCAAAAGCAGGTATATCCATTCTGAGGTCAAGCCTTTGGACAGGGTTGAAATTCTCCGGGAACTCCGGTTGGGGATTTTTGATGTACTTGTAGGGGTAAATTTATTGAGGGAAGGGCTTGATTTACCTGAGGTTTCTTTGGTTGCGATTTTGGATGCTGATAAAGAAGGCTTTCTAAGAAACGAGAGAAGTTTGGTTCAGACAATCGGAAGAGCTGCAAGAAATGAAAACGGGAAAGTAATCATGTATGCGGATAAAGTCACTGAATCGATGCGGATGGCGATAGATGAAACCAAGAGGCGGAGAAGTCATCAGATAGCCTATAATGAAGCGCATGGAATTACTCCTACGACAATCATCAGGTCAAAAGATAAAATCATGGGTCAGACAAAAGTGGCTGACAACAAGAGAAATGCAAAAACCTATGAAGAAACGATAAATGCAGAGTCTTTGGTAGCAGCTGACCCAATAGTTCAATACCTCAGTAAAGACAAACTTGAAAAGCTGATCGTGCAGACCCAAAAAATGATGGAAAAGGCAGCCAAAGAATTGAACTTTATGGAAGCAGCCCGGTTGAGGGATGAATGGCAGGGTATGAAAAACAGATTGGAGCAGATGAAACGAGGGGTTTAA
- a CDS encoding AlbA family DNA-binding domain-containing protein gives MTLQEIHKIAKQGEGLKVEFKKKAAFPEKIVRELIALANTEGGYLLIGVDDDGTVSGQRFIEEEVFVMEKAISEHIHPPLHYEINVIKLNPKKGVAVFVINKSTNRPHFLVEEKRKKAFVRVKDRSIQASREMWEILRRSKTPKDMVFTYGEKENILLKTLHEKGKITLKEFQQVAKLPVFLASKTLVRLVLANVINIVPQENEDFFTLKES, from the coding sequence ATGACTTTACAAGAAATACATAAAATTGCAAAGCAGGGAGAAGGCCTGAAAGTGGAATTCAAAAAGAAAGCGGCATTTCCGGAAAAAATCGTTAGGGAACTGATTGCACTGGCAAATACTGAAGGTGGATATTTATTGATCGGAGTGGATGATGACGGCACGGTCAGTGGTCAGCGATTTATAGAAGAAGAGGTGTTTGTCATGGAAAAAGCCATTTCAGAACATATCCATCCTCCACTGCACTATGAGATAAATGTCATTAAGTTAAATCCAAAAAAAGGAGTCGCGGTATTTGTTATCAATAAATCGACAAACAGACCACATTTTCTGGTAGAAGAGAAGAGAAAAAAAGCTTTTGTACGAGTGAAGGATAGGAGTATTCAGGCCAGTCGGGAAATGTGGGAGATCCTGAGACGGAGTAAAACCCCAAAGGATATGGTTTTTACCTATGGCGAAAAAGAAAACATTCTTCTTAAAACCCTGCACGAAAAAGGAAAGATTACCTTAAAGGAATTCCAACAAGTGGCTAAGTTGCCTGTATTTTTAGCTTCCAAAACGCTAGTCCGTCTTGTTTTGGCCAATGTAATCAATATTGTACCTCAGGAAAACGAGGATTTTTTTACCCTAAAGGAATCATAA
- a CDS encoding 1-aminocyclopropane-1-carboxylate deaminase/D-cysteine desulfhydrase, with protein MLNPNEIPTQELFFPLLKEKGIRLSIKRLDQVHDLASGNKFFKLKYNLEEAKRQHKSLLLTFGGAFSNHIYALAAASQRLGFESIGVIRGERTLPLNPTLAFAEYTGMHLHYLNRSEYRRKNEEEILQNLKEKFGDFYLIPEGGTNELAIKGTKEILTDADLEFSHIATSIGTGGTFGGLAGSIGKDQHLLGFSALKGDFIFKEMEDLIKKYKILVSGKYQIINGYHFGGYGKTKPELIAFIRQFYNQFQIPLDQVYTGKLMFGIFDLIERDFFPEDSHILAIHTGGLQGIAGFNQKYGTELPL; from the coding sequence CTGTTAAACCCCAATGAAATACCGACCCAAGAACTTTTTTTTCCTCTATTAAAGGAAAAAGGGATCAGGCTTTCCATCAAAAGGCTGGACCAGGTTCATGATTTGGCTTCTGGAAATAAGTTTTTTAAACTAAAGTATAATTTGGAGGAAGCAAAAAGGCAGCATAAATCACTGCTTCTCACTTTTGGAGGTGCATTTTCCAATCATATTTATGCCTTGGCCGCTGCTTCTCAAAGACTGGGATTTGAATCAATTGGAGTAATCCGCGGCGAAAGAACTTTGCCTTTGAATCCTACTTTGGCATTTGCAGAATATACCGGTATGCATTTACATTATTTAAACAGGAGCGAATACCGGAGGAAAAACGAAGAGGAAATCCTTCAAAATCTGAAAGAAAAATTCGGGGACTTTTATCTTATCCCCGAAGGAGGAACCAACGAATTGGCTATAAAAGGGACAAAAGAGATTCTGACAGATGCTGATTTGGAGTTTTCCCATATTGCCACTTCAATCGGAACAGGAGGAACTTTTGGTGGATTGGCCGGCAGTATAGGAAAAGATCAACATCTACTGGGTTTTTCTGCTTTGAAGGGAGATTTTATTTTCAAAGAAATGGAGGATTTGATCAAAAAATACAAAATCTTAGTTTCAGGTAAGTATCAAATAATCAACGGATACCATTTTGGAGGCTATGGCAAGACCAAACCGGAACTGATCGCCTTCATCCGCCAATTTTATAACCAATTCCAAATACCCTTAGACCAGGTATATACAGGTAAATTGATGTTTGGAATTTTTGATCTTATCGAGCGGGATTTTTTTCCTGAAGACTCGCATATATTGGCTATCCATACAGGCGGGTTGCAGGGTATAGCAGGATTCAACCAAAAATATGGAACCGAGCTCCCTTTATGA
- a CDS encoding RluA family pseudouridine synthase produces MEERIGPENFEEEEVELFEHHSFVVDKGQSLIRIDRFLTDKVANSTRNKVQNAIDAGNVLVNGKRIKSNYRIKPLDEIKVFMEKPVLHTEVLAEPLPLDIIFEDDYLLIVNKPAGMVVHPAHGNWTGTLVNGLVYYFNQLPTLPGNTGRPGLVHRIDKDTSGLLVIAKSEIAMTDLAHQFFHHLIERTYLALIWGEPKEDKGTIVAHVGRSPKDRKVMESYPDGSQGKHAVTHWKVIKRLRYVTLIQCNLETGRTHQIRTHMKFLGHPLFNDAMYGGDKIRKGTQFAKYKTFIQNCFDLMPRQALHAMSLGFIHPITKEKMFFETPLAPDFAAVMEKWENYVQFEN; encoded by the coding sequence ATGGAAGAGCGAATCGGTCCCGAAAATTTTGAAGAGGAAGAAGTAGAATTGTTTGAACACCACAGCTTTGTTGTGGATAAAGGACAAAGTTTGATCAGGATTGATAGATTCCTGACAGATAAGGTGGCCAATTCCACTCGAAATAAAGTTCAGAATGCCATTGATGCAGGAAATGTATTGGTCAACGGTAAGCGAATCAAATCCAATTACAGGATAAAACCATTGGATGAAATCAAGGTTTTCATGGAAAAACCGGTTTTACACACCGAAGTGCTTGCTGAACCCCTTCCTCTTGATATCATCTTCGAAGATGACTATCTTTTAATTGTGAATAAACCCGCAGGCATGGTGGTCCATCCTGCCCATGGAAACTGGACAGGAACACTTGTCAATGGGTTGGTTTATTATTTCAATCAGTTACCCACCCTTCCCGGAAATACGGGAAGACCGGGATTAGTTCACCGAATTGACAAGGATACTTCAGGACTCTTGGTGATAGCCAAATCTGAGATTGCTATGACAGACTTGGCGCATCAATTTTTTCATCACCTTATTGAACGGACCTATCTGGCTTTGATCTGGGGAGAACCCAAAGAAGACAAGGGGACTATTGTAGCCCATGTAGGAAGGAGTCCCAAAGATAGAAAAGTAATGGAATCCTATCCCGACGGTTCCCAAGGCAAACACGCAGTGACACACTGGAAAGTGATAAAAAGGTTACGGTATGTCACTTTGATCCAATGTAATCTGGAAACAGGCAGAACACATCAAATCAGGACCCACATGAAATTTCTTGGGCATCCATTGTTCAATGACGCCATGTACGGAGGTGATAAAATCAGAAAAGGAACTCAATTCGCAAAATATAAGACTTTCATTCAGAATTGTTTTGATTTGATGCCCCGCCAGGCTTTACATGCTATGTCTCTCGGATTTATCCATCCTATCACCAAGGAAAAAATGTTTTTTGAAACACCCTTAGCTCCTGATTTTGCAGCTGTTATGGAAAAATGGGAGAACTACGTGCAATTTGAAAACTGA